Proteins encoded by one window of Streptomyces sp. NBC_01571:
- the cpaB gene encoding Flp pilus assembly protein CpaB: MNSRQRRGVILLVLSVLCALGAFAGVLSVIRDVNSKVGPEVSAYRLKDDIAPYKELTADQFQKISMPERWLSSTAVTDLSRIRGKIAVTQLKKGSLLQSDMIVDRPALEAGQQEIAIMIDAATGVAGKIDPGARVNIYATFKAENDKQKDQSKVIVANARVIDVGRLTALDPGQSSAERSRTATQAVPITFALDTADAQRVAYAESFATHVRLALVAGGSDTTVAPGERTYTLDQDK, encoded by the coding sequence ATGAACTCACGCCAGCGCCGCGGCGTCATCCTGCTGGTCCTCTCGGTCCTGTGCGCCCTGGGCGCCTTCGCCGGAGTGCTCTCGGTGATCCGCGACGTGAACTCCAAGGTCGGCCCGGAGGTCTCGGCGTACCGCCTGAAGGACGACATCGCGCCCTACAAGGAGCTGACGGCCGACCAGTTCCAGAAGATCTCGATGCCCGAGCGCTGGCTGTCCTCCACGGCGGTCACGGACCTCTCCCGGATCCGCGGGAAGATCGCCGTCACCCAGCTCAAGAAGGGCTCTCTGCTCCAGAGCGACATGATCGTGGACCGGCCCGCGCTGGAAGCGGGCCAGCAGGAGATCGCCATCATGATCGACGCAGCGACCGGTGTGGCCGGAAAGATCGACCCGGGCGCGCGGGTCAACATCTACGCCACCTTCAAGGCGGAGAACGACAAGCAGAAGGACCAGTCCAAGGTCATCGTGGCGAACGCGCGCGTCATCGACGTCGGCAGACTCACCGCCCTCGACCCCGGCCAGTCCAGCGCCGAACGCAGCCGCACCGCCACCCAGGCCGTCCCCATCACCTTCGCGCTCGACACCGCCGACGCCCAACGCGTCGCGTACGCCGAGTCCTTCGCGACCCACGTCCGGCTCGCCCTGGTCGCGGGCGGCTCCGACACCACCGTCGCCCCCGGCGAGCGTACGTACACCCTCGACCAGGACAAGTAG
- a CDS encoding DUF5936 domain-containing protein yields the protein MLPLLLALLTAAAVAGALLGIRMIRADAKLPSDLALALEVGGTRVSKADSAVDRLGMRFAPTVLRLMGPRRVDAKRRRIDMAGNPGGLTLNRYAARRAVYGIFGVLLGLIFLTNGRLLFAVLSLTFGLVAADALIWQAVRERKEAIDRILPDFLDVLAVVVSAGLGFRQALDRVAEKYEGPWADELRITLRQMDMGVSRRQAFDELRRRNSSEQVAQFVSALQQGEELGSPIAETLIQLATDMRRTDAQNARRRAAKTIPKATMVTLVFMLPATMILIATGMFLGSGTNFGSILGR from the coding sequence TTGCTCCCCCTGCTGCTCGCCCTCCTGACGGCCGCCGCCGTCGCGGGCGCCCTGCTGGGCATCCGCATGATCCGTGCCGACGCCAAACTGCCCAGCGACCTCGCGCTCGCCCTGGAGGTCGGCGGAACCCGCGTCTCCAAGGCGGATTCCGCCGTCGACCGCCTCGGCATGCGCTTCGCGCCCACGGTGCTGCGCCTGATGGGCCCCCGCCGCGTCGACGCCAAACGCCGGCGCATAGACATGGCGGGCAACCCCGGGGGTCTGACGCTCAACCGCTACGCCGCGCGCCGCGCGGTGTACGGCATCTTCGGTGTCCTGCTGGGGCTGATCTTCCTCACCAACGGCCGGCTCCTGTTCGCCGTGCTCTCGCTGACCTTCGGCCTGGTCGCCGCCGACGCCCTCATCTGGCAGGCGGTCCGCGAACGCAAGGAGGCCATCGACCGCATCCTCCCCGACTTCCTCGACGTCCTCGCGGTCGTGGTCTCGGCGGGCCTCGGCTTCCGCCAGGCACTGGACCGCGTCGCGGAGAAGTACGAGGGTCCCTGGGCGGACGAACTGCGCATCACGCTGCGCCAGATGGACATGGGCGTCAGCCGCCGGCAGGCCTTCGACGAGCTGCGCAGGCGCAACTCCTCCGAACAGGTCGCCCAGTTCGTGTCGGCGTTGCAGCAGGGCGAGGAACTCGGCTCCCCGATCGCCGAGACCCTGATCCAGCTGGCCACGGACATGCGCCGGACGGACGCCCAGAACGCCCGCCGCCGCGCGGCCAAGACCATCCCCAAGGCGACGATGGTCACCCTCGTCTTCATGCTTCCGGCGACGATGATCCTGATCGCCACGGGAATGTTCCTGGGTTCGGGCACGAACTTCGGCTCGATCCTGGGCCGCTGA
- a CDS encoding histidine kinase, whose protein sequence is MNARRTPPPWLPPAAPRLPRPGARRSLRGSSPGHPWAPPGRSWAPPGRLWARLVRPWAPEHSTSPAEHPEAGGEGAAQRTRGAAASAERGRAGEAGQATASSWPEGAGPGYLADDVPAPGNVRLQLNALQALCRQAFAVRLAAIAIGAPFAMANASDGLSRYAVLAAAVLGVMGSYAMLRDWDRFGPRLLAHPTLMAVDLTFGAVLLLTASPASPLAYATVCTPLLAGLLYGWRGSGVFTGLQLIVLVTVYRAWQHHPGAGANTFLIAGFCVGAGIIGVTLRNLMFRFGTASQALSEANSRLAVAEAVESERARLAREMHDSVAKTLHGLALAAEALAAAASADGADPGTLKRQATTVAGAARRAAVESRDLLSDLRRHTNLTTPETDVLSELAGQISAFEARTQLPTELRHRGERPVLPWATARHVLAIVSEALENTHRHAHAKAVTVEVEVNTGEAEFAVRVRDDGVGPPPGATLGDLTRTGHFGLLGMAERAASLGGRIDLTRPEQGGAEVHLALPLAPTPPHTPQEEAAHA, encoded by the coding sequence ATGAACGCCCGCCGCACGCCGCCGCCCTGGCTGCCGCCTGCCGCGCCGCGACTGCCCCGGCCGGGTGCGCGGCGGAGCCTCCGGGGGTCCTCACCGGGCCACCCGTGGGCCCCACCGGGCCGCTCGTGGGCTCCGCCTGGCCGTCTGTGGGCCCGGCTGGTCCGGCCGTGGGCACCCGAGCACTCCACGAGCCCCGCCGAGCACCCGGAGGCGGGGGGAGAGGGCGCGGCGCAGCGAACGCGGGGAGCCGCGGCGTCGGCGGAACGGGGACGGGCGGGGGAAGCCGGGCAGGCGACGGCGTCGAGCTGGCCCGAGGGCGCGGGACCCGGCTATCTGGCCGACGACGTCCCCGCCCCCGGCAACGTCCGTCTCCAGCTCAACGCCCTCCAGGCCCTCTGTCGCCAGGCCTTTGCCGTCCGCCTCGCCGCGATCGCGATCGGCGCCCCCTTCGCGATGGCCAACGCGAGCGACGGCCTGTCCCGCTACGCGGTCCTGGCCGCCGCCGTCCTCGGCGTCATGGGCTCGTACGCCATGCTCAGGGACTGGGACCGCTTCGGACCCCGCCTCCTCGCGCACCCCACCCTGATGGCCGTGGACCTGACCTTCGGCGCGGTGCTGCTCCTGACGGCGTCCCCCGCGTCCCCCCTCGCCTACGCGACGGTCTGCACCCCGCTGCTGGCGGGCCTGCTGTACGGCTGGCGCGGCTCGGGCGTCTTCACGGGCCTGCAGCTGATCGTCCTGGTGACGGTGTACCGGGCCTGGCAGCACCACCCGGGGGCCGGCGCCAACACCTTCCTGATCGCGGGGTTCTGCGTCGGCGCGGGCATCATCGGCGTCACCCTGCGCAACCTGATGTTCCGCTTCGGCACGGCGAGCCAGGCGCTGTCCGAGGCGAACTCCCGCCTGGCCGTCGCCGAGGCCGTCGAGTCGGAACGGGCGCGACTGGCACGCGAGATGCACGACTCGGTGGCGAAGACGCTGCACGGGCTGGCCCTGGCGGCGGAGGCGCTGGCTGCTGCCGCCTCGGCGGACGGTGCGGACCCGGGCACGCTGAAGCGCCAGGCGACGACGGTCGCGGGGGCGGCCCGGCGGGCGGCGGTGGAGTCCCGAGACCTTCTGTCGGACCTGCGCCGTCATACGAACCTCACCACGCCGGAAACGGACGTCCTGTCCGAACTCGCCGGGCAGATCTCGGCGTTCGAGGCGCGCACCCAGCTCCCCACAGAACTCCGTCACCGCGGCGAGCGCCCGGTCCTGCCCTGGGCGACCGCCCGCCACGTCCTCGCGATCGTGTCCGAGGCGCTGGAGAACACGCACCGGCACGCACACGCGAAGGCGGTGACGGTGGAAGTGGAAGTGAACACCGGCGAAGCCGAGTTCGCGGTACGGGTGCGGGACGACGGCGTGGGCCCGCCTCCCGGCGCCACCCTCGGCGACCTGACCAGAACCGGCCACTTCGGCCTGCTCGGCATGGCGGAACGCGCCGCCTCCCTGGGCGGCCGCATCGACCTGACCCGACCCGAGCAAGGAGGGGCCGAGGTCCATCTGGCCCTTCCCCTCGCCCCCACTCCTCCCCACACCCCCCAAGAGGAGGCCGCACATGCCTGA
- a CDS encoding type II secretion system F family protein produces MNNPAALALGATVLCGTLAVAGVHTYASGRAQRQALVDRLAGGGPLRTAAGRVRRFAAVDRRLRRTRLGRTIHLRLSATGLDVTAGEFATYVTAVVVALWLIAASVLAPFFGPIAALVGVWSAVIFLNWQRQKRIEAFIGQLPDVARLLANATAAGLAMRTALAMAAEELENPAGEELAHVADQLMMGRSIDDALGELSERLPSRELIVLVTTLVLANKAGGSVVSSLRNLTQTLEDRKETRREVRTMLSEVNATAFTVPLLGLGSLLLINSSNEGALARVTGSGLGQALVLIALGLYTVGFFVIRRLGKIEV; encoded by the coding sequence GTGAACAACCCCGCCGCCCTGGCCCTCGGCGCCACCGTCCTGTGCGGCACCCTCGCCGTCGCGGGTGTACACACGTACGCCTCCGGACGTGCGCAGCGCCAGGCCCTCGTGGACCGGCTCGCCGGCGGCGGCCCGCTGCGCACGGCCGCCGGCCGCGTACGCCGCTTCGCCGCCGTCGACCGCCGGCTGCGCCGCACCCGTCTCGGCCGCACCATCCACCTGCGTCTGTCGGCGACGGGCCTCGACGTGACGGCGGGCGAGTTCGCCACCTACGTCACCGCCGTCGTCGTCGCGCTGTGGCTGATCGCGGCCTCGGTGCTGGCCCCCTTCTTCGGCCCGATCGCCGCCCTGGTCGGGGTGTGGAGCGCGGTCATATTCCTCAACTGGCAGCGCCAGAAACGCATCGAGGCCTTCATCGGCCAACTCCCCGACGTGGCGAGACTGCTGGCCAACGCGACCGCCGCCGGCCTCGCCATGCGGACCGCGCTGGCGATGGCCGCCGAGGAGCTGGAGAACCCGGCGGGCGAGGAACTCGCCCACGTCGCCGATCAGTTGATGATGGGTCGCTCCATCGACGACGCACTCGGCGAGCTCTCCGAGCGGCTCCCCTCCCGTGAGCTGATCGTCCTGGTCACCACCCTGGTCCTCGCCAACAAGGCGGGCGGCTCGGTCGTCAGCTCCCTGCGCAACCTCACCCAGACCCTGGAGGACCGCAAGGAGACCCGCCGCGAGGTCCGCACGATGCTCTCCGAGGTCAACGCCACGGCCTTCACGGTCCCGCTGCTCGGCCTCGGCTCCCTGCTCCTGATCAACTCCTCGAACGAGGGCGCGCTCGCCCGCGTCACCGGCTCAGGCCTGGGCCAGGCCCTCGTCCTGATCGCGCTGGGCCTGTACACCGTCGGCTTCTTCGTCATCCGCCGCCTCGGCAAGATCGAAGTCTGA
- a CDS encoding TadE/TadG family type IV pilus assembly protein produces the protein MTASQGRRTDHGRQPERRLKDRPRPGRRLRDDRGVSMLEFAGFLPILLVIGMAAIQLGLIGYGINQAGSGARAAARVASQGGDGGAAGSAAVSGWLDPRVAPATGPDLTTATVTVRVPGVIPLFGPYEVTRRATMPTDD, from the coding sequence ATGACGGCCTCCCAGGGACGGCGGACGGATCACGGGCGGCAGCCGGAGCGGCGGCTGAAGGACAGGCCGCGGCCGGGGCGTCGCCTCCGTGACGACCGGGGCGTCTCCATGCTGGAGTTCGCCGGGTTCCTGCCCATCCTGCTGGTCATCGGGATGGCCGCCATCCAGCTCGGCCTCATCGGATACGGGATCAACCAGGCCGGTTCCGGCGCGCGCGCCGCCGCCCGGGTCGCCTCGCAGGGCGGCGACGGCGGGGCGGCGGGAAGCGCCGCGGTGAGCGGATGGCTGGATCCGCGGGTCGCCCCCGCGACGGGGCCGGACCTCACCACCGCCACGGTCACCGTGCGTGTCCCCGGGGTCATCCCCCTCTTCGGCCCCTACGAGGTGACCCGCCGCGCCACCATGCCCACCGACGACTGA
- a CDS encoding AAA family ATPase — MTIRILPAVGDIDSARALTTLLSQLADAEPAPPVPDSTALLDTLARLAAESLDELPEVVLVHERIGPVPALDLIRDLVLRFPAVGVVLITADASTGVLTAAMDSGARGIIGLPLGYDALAERVQAAAGWSLGMRRHLGSGTPELYTGPGGTVVTVTGAKGGVGTTVTAVQIALASKASGRNVALVDLDLQSGDVASYLDVQFRRSVADLAGISDINPRVLQDAVYLHDSGVGLLLAPAEGERGEEVTDRVTRQVLSVLRSRHDVVIVDCGSQMNSATAAAVEMADQALLLVTPDVVAVRAAKRMVRMWDRLQIRKAEETTTVVNRFARGTEIQPSLVQRVTGTKVASAAVPAAFKELQSVVDAGRLQDLDARSTVKQALWSLAAELGLVVAQEGGGGGRRRKASPDRGASALRRRGGDRGAVTLEFAGMFPILLVVMTILWQCVLYGYSYSLAGNAADEAARAATAAYAVDGDVGGACRTAGSRHLPGSWRDAGIECAPAGSVMRATVDVDVPLFFPGFDAGWHVKGTAGAALEGDVG, encoded by the coding sequence ATGACCATTCGTATCCTCCCGGCCGTCGGCGACATCGACTCGGCCCGAGCGCTCACCACCCTGCTCAGCCAGCTCGCCGACGCCGAACCCGCCCCGCCCGTCCCCGACTCCACCGCCCTCCTCGACACCCTCGCCCGGCTCGCGGCGGAGTCGCTCGACGAGCTGCCCGAAGTCGTCCTCGTCCACGAACGCATCGGTCCCGTACCGGCGTTGGACCTCATCCGCGATCTGGTGCTGCGTTTCCCGGCGGTCGGTGTCGTCCTCATCACGGCCGACGCCAGCACCGGCGTCCTCACCGCCGCCATGGACTCCGGCGCCCGCGGCATCATCGGTCTGCCGCTCGGCTACGACGCCCTCGCCGAACGCGTCCAGGCCGCGGCCGGATGGTCGCTCGGCATGCGGCGCCACCTCGGCAGCGGTACGCCCGAGCTGTACACGGGCCCCGGCGGCACCGTCGTCACGGTCACCGGGGCGAAGGGCGGCGTCGGCACCACCGTGACCGCGGTCCAGATCGCCCTGGCGTCTAAGGCCTCGGGGCGGAACGTGGCGCTGGTGGACCTCGACCTCCAGTCCGGCGACGTCGCCTCCTACCTGGACGTGCAGTTCCGCCGGTCGGTGGCCGACCTCGCCGGGATCAGCGACATCAACCCGCGCGTCCTCCAGGACGCCGTCTACCTCCACGACAGCGGCGTCGGCCTGCTGCTCGCCCCCGCCGAGGGAGAACGCGGCGAGGAGGTCACGGACCGGGTGACGCGCCAGGTGCTGTCGGTCCTGCGCTCCCGCCACGACGTCGTGATCGTCGACTGCGGCTCCCAGATGAACTCCGCGACCGCGGCGGCCGTGGAGATGGCCGACCAGGCGCTGCTCCTCGTCACCCCGGACGTCGTGGCCGTCCGCGCCGCCAAACGCATGGTCCGTATGTGGGACCGCCTCCAGATCCGCAAGGCGGAGGAGACGACCACGGTCGTCAACCGGTTCGCCCGCGGTACGGAGATCCAGCCCTCCCTGGTCCAACGCGTCACCGGCACCAAAGTCGCGAGCGCGGCGGTCCCCGCCGCCTTCAAGGAGCTCCAGTCCGTCGTGGACGCGGGCCGCCTCCAGGACCTGGACGCCCGCTCCACCGTCAAACAGGCGCTGTGGTCACTGGCGGCGGAACTGGGACTGGTGGTCGCCCAGGAGGGCGGGGGCGGCGGCCGGCGCCGCAAGGCCTCCCCGGACCGGGGGGCGTCGGCGCTGCGCAGGAGGGGCGGCGACCGGGGCGCGGTGACCCTGGAGTTCGCCGGCATGTTCCCGATCCTGCTGGTCGTGATGACGATCCTGTGGCAGTGCGTGCTGTACGGCTACTCGTACTCGCTGGCCGGGAACGCGGCGGACGAGGCGGCGCGCGCGGCCACGGCGGCCTACGCGGTCGACGGTGACGTCGGCGGCGCCTGCCGGACGGCCGGGAGCCGGCACCTGCCGGGCTCCTGGAGGGACGCGGGCATCGAATGCGCTCCGGCGGGCTCGGTGATGAGGGCCACCGTCGACGTCGACGTCCCGCTCTTCTTCCCGGGGTTCGACGCGGGGTGGCACGTGAAAGGGACGGCGGGCGCGGCGCTGGAGGGGGACGTCGGATGA
- a CDS encoding response regulator transcription factor, whose product MPDQAVIGPPLRVLVADDNPVVRAGLAALLGGHPDIEVVAEAANGEDAVTAATAHPPDVVLLDVRMPGTDGLTALPDLARLAPVMMLTYSREPEVVAEASRRGAVGYLVHGEFTTTELITAVRDVGRGPRVLPDSIGVSYEPNKISSHLQPFVGQSSKAHPGHGARLRRRLPDRLDFDLSAREVEVMDLIAAGMNNRQIAAACFISEKTVKNHINRIFAKLHSSSRSEAIAHWLGTAREGWSR is encoded by the coding sequence ATGCCTGACCAGGCAGTCATCGGCCCGCCCCTCCGTGTACTCGTGGCCGACGACAACCCCGTCGTCCGGGCCGGACTGGCCGCGCTTCTCGGCGGTCATCCGGACATCGAGGTCGTCGCCGAGGCCGCGAACGGCGAGGACGCCGTGACCGCGGCGACCGCCCATCCGCCGGACGTCGTCCTCCTCGACGTCCGCATGCCCGGCACGGACGGGCTCACCGCCCTGCCCGACCTGGCCCGGCTCGCTCCCGTGATGATGCTGACGTACAGCCGTGAACCCGAGGTCGTGGCCGAGGCGTCACGCCGGGGCGCGGTCGGCTATCTCGTCCACGGCGAGTTCACGACGACCGAACTGATCACCGCGGTACGGGATGTGGGGCGCGGCCCTCGTGTTCTCCCGGATTCGATCGGTGTTTCGTACGAACCGAACAAAATCTCTTCGCACCTGCAACCGTTTGTGGGACAGTCGTCAAAGGCTCACCCCGGCCATGGAGCAAGGCTCCGCCGCCGTCTGCCCGACCGGCTCGACTTCGACCTGAGTGCGAGGGAGGTGGAGGTGATGGACCTCATCGCCGCCGGCATGAACAACCGTCAGATCGCCGCCGCCTGCTTCATCAGTGAGAAGACCGTCAAGAACCACATCAACCGCATCTTCGCGAAGCTGCACAGCTCCTCGCGCAGCGAGGCGATCGCGCACTGGCTGGGGACGGCGCGGGAGGGGTGGAGCCGGTGA
- a CDS encoding CpaF family protein, whose amino-acid sequence MSLRSRLATPDEGGPAREDGHLVAVYRAKLLEEIDLAEMSSLAAAERRVRLERVLGHIISREGPVLSSAERAQLIRRVVDEALGLGVLEPLLADASITEIMVNGPDSIFVERAGRVEQLPLRFASTEQLMQTIERIVSTVNRRVDESNPMVDARLPTGERVNVIIPPLALTGPTLTIRRFPRAYTLPELIGLGSLDEQMLMLLAAFVRARFNVIVSGGTGSGKTTLLNALSGLIPSHERIITIEDSAELQLQQEHVIRLESRPPNVEGKGQITIRELVRNSLRMRPDRIIVGEVRGGETLDMLQAMSTGHDGSLATVHANSAEDALMRLQTLGSMSEVLIPFEALKDQINSAVDVVVQLSRHADGSRRITEIALLVSHGREQFRVVPVTRFVPRPVGPDRVVQGRFEHLPLPRPVAEKLYVANEPLPPAFGVVEVLDALDPRQAIG is encoded by the coding sequence ATGAGCCTGCGATCCCGACTGGCCACCCCCGACGAGGGAGGCCCCGCCCGTGAGGACGGACACCTCGTCGCCGTCTACCGCGCCAAGCTCCTCGAGGAGATCGACCTCGCCGAGATGTCGAGCCTGGCGGCAGCCGAACGACGGGTGCGCCTGGAGCGCGTACTCGGCCACATCATCAGCCGCGAAGGCCCCGTCCTCTCCTCCGCCGAACGCGCCCAGCTGATCCGGCGGGTCGTGGACGAGGCCCTCGGACTCGGCGTCCTCGAACCACTGCTCGCCGACGCGTCGATCACCGAGATCATGGTCAACGGCCCGGACTCGATCTTCGTGGAGCGGGCGGGCCGGGTCGAGCAGCTCCCGCTCCGCTTCGCCTCCACCGAACAGCTCATGCAGACCATCGAACGCATCGTCTCCACGGTCAACCGCCGCGTCGACGAGTCCAACCCCATGGTCGACGCCCGCCTCCCCACCGGCGAACGCGTCAACGTCATCATCCCGCCGCTCGCCCTCACCGGGCCCACCCTCACCATCCGCCGCTTCCCCCGCGCCTACACACTGCCCGAGCTCATCGGCCTCGGCTCGCTCGACGAACAGATGCTGATGCTCCTCGCCGCGTTCGTGCGCGCCCGGTTCAACGTGATCGTCAGCGGCGGCACGGGCAGCGGGAAGACCACCCTCCTCAACGCGCTCTCCGGGCTCATCCCGTCCCACGAACGCATCATCACCATCGAGGACTCCGCCGAACTCCAGCTCCAGCAGGAACACGTCATCCGCCTGGAGTCCCGGCCCCCGAACGTCGAGGGCAAGGGCCAGATCACCATCCGCGAACTGGTCCGCAACTCCCTGCGCATGCGCCCCGACCGCATCATCGTCGGTGAGGTCCGCGGCGGGGAGACCCTCGACATGCTGCAGGCCATGTCGACCGGCCACGACGGCTCCCTCGCGACGGTCCACGCGAACTCCGCGGAGGACGCCCTCATGCGGCTCCAGACCCTCGGCTCGATGTCCGAGGTCCTGATCCCCTTCGAGGCGCTGAAGGACCAGATCAACTCGGCCGTCGACGTGGTCGTCCAGCTGTCCCGGCACGCCGACGGCTCCCGCAGGATCACCGAGATCGCCCTGCTGGTCTCGCACGGCCGCGAACAGTTCCGGGTCGTCCCCGTCACCCGCTTCGTACCGCGACCCGTCGGCCCCGACCGTGTCGTCCAGGGCCGTTTCGAGCACCTCCCGCTGCCCCGCCCGGTCGCCGAGAAGCTGTACGTCGCCAACGAGCCACTGCCGCCCGCCTTCGGCGTCGTCGAGGTCCTGGACGCACTCGATCCCAGGCAGGCCATCGGATGA